The Cylindrospermum stagnale PCC 7417 genome segment TATTGTGGTGTCTCCTCCCAGATAATTTTCAGGCTATCAACAAGTTGATCTTCAATGTGTGTGTTCATCAGCCCCTGACTTTTGAGCTAAATCCGTTGGTAAGGCTGATCTGTTGCCTTGCTCAATACTGCTAGCAAGCTATCCACTAGGTGATCACGCTCATGATAAGTGTAACCACTCATGTAATCTGCGCGGAACTCATAGAACAGCATCAGGCGTAGTTCCAATATGTTTAAATGCCGAATCCCGCTCTGGCGGTAGGCGGTTTCCTGGGTTTCACCCCAAGTCATCAAATCAAAGCCCAATTCCTGAGCGATCGCATACCCATCGATCAACCTGGCAAATTGCCGCCACGCCTGATCATCAAATTTTTCTGTCAAGGTGAACACCTGCGCCTGTGCCTTAACCACAGTTTTTACAAGTTGCATTTAGGGAACCTCTGTTAAATGAACATGATAGAAGCGACCATCAAAGTGTTAGAACTTTAAACTGGGTTCAATAGAGTTAACTCGGTTTCCATCTGACAATTTTCAGTCTTGATATTTATGGGCTTTTGTTCTTTCAGAATTCACCCAGGGAATCACCGTATTTTTGTATCCGCCATTATTTGGCAGTTTATTTTCATAATCACAGGCTGCAACTGCTGGTACACCTTCCGACCAGAGATATTGAAGTATTCTTGAAACTAAGGCAATTTGATTTTCTAAAGAGACAGTTTTCGTCTCGTCAGGAAAAATCTCAATGATCTGCTGGAAGTACAGAAAGCCATCGGGGAATTGTTGACGTTGGATTGAGTCAAAGCTTAAGTTCTTAATGACTAAAATTTCATTATCGTCAAGAAAAAAACTAGCATTATAGTTTTTTTGAGATAACAGACGCCGCAATTTTTCTGCTAGTTCATTCTCGTTTATGTCGGCATAGATCATGCAAGCTAAATCATCAGACATCGTATCACCTCGTGTCTCTATTTAAGTGGGATAGTGGGTGTGGAGTCGAATTTGCCTCCGGTATTAACGAGAGTGACTTGCACTTTATCTTCTGGCATTTGCAAGATACGTGCAATCGTTTTGCGTATCTCTCGTAGGTTAGGTCTGGCATCACCACCAAAGATTCTTCCGTCTTCAATTGCTACCCCCATTGTTTTTGCTTTAGCTGAACCAGGGTTGGGTGTGCCAAAACTCTTTTTAAGAGCTGCGTTGAAAGCTTCTTGAGACAACCTGACAGCAACATCAAGATCGGTGTCTGGTCCAGGTTGTACACGCTTGAGAACAGGCTCCAGTACTCCATTTACAAAATCCATACTGTATCCGCGTACACGACTGCCTTGCACCACAATATCGCTACCATAGCCTAATCCGGCAGCCATTTCTCTCGCAGTTTGGGATGCTTGCACAAAGAGTTTTTCTGGTATACCGATTGGAATACCAGTGTTACGTGCCTGTTTAGCTTCTTCCAATATGTTGAGTAAGTCATTGGGACTCAATCCAAATTTCTTAATCTCCTGCAACAAAACCGGCAGATGTGCTGGATTAGAATCTTCTAATGCTGTAAATAAGCGTATAAGCAGTTCTGCGTCACCAACCTCATCTAGTAAACTCTTCAGACGGGGCGCAGTCATTTCTGGCATTGTCATCAACGCCTCCAGACTGGCTACTGTCATGTTCTTCGCTTTCAGGATTTCCACCAGTAGTGCTGGTGTCATATCTTTAAGCTTCAGCAGCCTCGCAATGTCTTCGGTGTTTCCGACTGCTTTCCAAATAGCTAAGATTTCGTCAGCATTTTTAAACTCATTCCAGAGTTTGAGAATATCATCGGCATTTTTAATCTCACTCCAAAGTTTAATGATGTTATCCGCGTTTTTAATCTCATTCCAGAGTTTAAGAATCTCATCAGCATTGCCAATAGCACGCCACAACTTCAGCACATCATCGGCTTTATTAATCGTCTTCACTAAGTTGAGAACGGTTTCTACATTACCAACCGTGTCTATCAGTTCGATTACCTTCTCCGCATCGTTGACTTTATCTAATAGTTGAATTAGTTTTTCGGCATCGCCAACCTTATCCAGCAGTTGGATTAACTTTTCCAGGTTGGGTAATTTGTTGATCAAGCGGATAGCACGCCCAACTCCGCCTACACGCTTGACAAATTCACTCAGCCGACCTAACTGACCAAATACACCCAGCCGTTTGAGAATACCCGTACCGGCAAACGCCATGATTAGCTCAAAAATAGCCTTACCAAACAACTGGCCGCGCTCACGCCAACTCAGGTTGGGCTTGGTAAGCATCTGATACAAGAAGTAACCCGCAGCAATCACGCCAGCGATTATACCGATTACTAGCAATACCTTTCCGACAAATGCCAGCACCGCACCGATGGCAGCCATCACCGTTGCGCCCCCGATGACCAACGCCACCACCGCAATCACTAGCACGACTGCAACGACAGCGACGACTATCCAGAAAAGGGGCGTCTTCATTGCCTCCCAAACCGATTTGAGCATCTCCCATGCACCAAGCACTAGCCCTTCAAAGACGCCAGCCACGAAATTCCAGATAGACTCAAAGATACCGGGGTTAGCTGCACGCGCTGCCCGCGAATCAATGTCAGAGGAGAAATTACTGAGAACGCTGTCCTGTTTTGTCAATGCGTTATCTACTAGCTCAGTAATTTCTTTACCCTTTTCGCTCAGTTGCTTTTCCCATTCGCTGTCGCTCTTATCAACAGCTTCTTGCAACTTGCTCTCCACTGCCGTTGTCACCGCTTTCATGCTTTCTTCGCCTTTACTACTGGCTTCTTGCATCTTGCCCTTAGTTTCATCGGCGACCTTACTGGCATTAGTTTGAAAGTCGTTACCAACTTTTTCCACGGCGCTGATGAGCGTCTGTGCCTGCCCAGTGGCCTCGCCTTGGGCGGTTGATGCCGCTTGTGAAAAGCTACTAATTACCTGGGTGACAAAGTTTTGCTGTTCGTTCTGCTGTGCAGTCTGCGCTGCCAACATTTCAGCACGGGCATCTTGTACGAATGGTGCATACCATCCGCCTTCCTTCACCTTTTCAGCAAAGTTGTTCAATTCGTCAGAGGTGCTGGTGGTCTGGGCGTCAATCTTTGCTAGCGCATCCTTTACACTTCCATCTAGGGGATTACTTAAGCCTGGAGCCAGTTCGCGCACTTGGGCGGCCTTGCCTGCCTTGTCGGAACTCAATTTGGTTACTAGATCATTCGTATCTTTACCAAGCTGGGTGGCGGCGTCATCTGCCATTGTTTGCAGGCTTTGCAGCGTCTTGTCGCGGTTATCCAGAATTTTTTGTTTTGCATTGCCTTGTTGCTTGTCAAATTCTCCAGCAATCTCCCCTGCTTCCCCACGGAAATGCCCTGCCATCCCGGTGGCTTTTTCACGAACGCTGCTGGCAATGTTGTTACCCATTTCCAAGAATTTGCTAACCAGTTTGGGAACTTCATTGTTGATGTTGCCAGCGATTTCCTTACCCTTATCGCCACCACTGTATTGAGCAGATTTTTCATTACCAATTTGCTGCGCCCGCTTTCCGCGCTCGGTACTACCCTGTTGGGCACGCTGGGCTTCTTGGTTGCCCAACATATCAGCTTTTTGAGCTTTTTCTTGACCCTTGTTCAATATTGCCGTCTTCTTGGTGGTAACGGCAGTTTCCAACTGGGAAATTTCAGCATCAGCGGCGGCGTTGACTTTAGCACGTTCGGCTTCCAGCCCAGTGTAAATAGATTGTCGTTGGGCTTCGCCTGTACTCTGGATGCCTGTGATCACCTGATCATAAGTACCCTCAACCCGCAATGCCTCAGTCTCAACCATTTGCTGAATGCTTTGCTTTTGTTGTTCAGCGGCGCTGGTGATTTGCGCCTTTTGTTGCTCGGCGTTAGTGAGTAGTATTGCGTGCTGTGTAGCGAGTTCCTGAATTAGGGAGGCATATTCCGGACTCAGCCCACCGGCATCGGTGCTAAATTCAGGTGCAGAGGCAGTAGCAACTTGGGGCGCGTTTGTGTTGGTTGCCGTCCCTGCAATACTGGTGGAGCTAGCAACACCACTGCTTTGATTTGTACTCACACCAGACTGTACGGTTGTACTCTGCTGAACTGCACTATTTGTAACAACTTGAGCCTGGCTAGCATTTTGTATTGGGACTGCTATCTCCTGCCCCATACCATTTTCGCTAGGTGGTTGCAAACTATTGCTTTTAGTAGAATCTCCAGACTTGGATTGAGAAGTGCTGATATTATTGGGATCTGAATTTCCTTCAGACGGTACTCCCGATGTATTTGAATTAGTTTCAGCAGGAGTAAATCCGTTGGGAGTGACTTTGTCTGTATTCACCAGAGAATTCGCCACAGAAGAACTGCCTTCAGTTGTATTTTTACCTGATGCAGTTTCAGCTTCTTCTTCAGGTGAGCGTTGGATGAGTGGAGTGATAAATGCTGCTGATTTCTGATGGTGTGGCTTGAATAGGTTTTTATTCAAGGCAATTTCCAGGGTTTCGCCTGGGAGGATCTTTGGCTCCAGGGGGTCTTTGCCTTGTATCTCCGGAATTCCCCCACCTGTTTGACTCCCCAAACGATTCTCTAAGCTGGGAGTTGCCGAGGTTGTATCACTGTTTCCTGACCTTTGAAGCGTTTTGTCAGTCAGGCGTTGAATTGGTTGCTCTTGGGCAGTTGATGTCTCTTTATGAGAGTGGTTGTCTAAATATTTAGCTTTATTACCTGGAAGGGCATTCACCTGGTTAATGTGTTTTGGCTGGAGCAAGGGCAGTTGTGTAGACTCTAGATGATCTTGTTTAGAGGTAAAGAGTGGTTCCTTGTTGGAATTTACTAGAGTTTCTTTAGTTGATGCTTTGACTTCAGCCATCCGCTGAACGAGTTCTGACAAGCGTTGAACGAGTGGGGTGATGGATGCCGATAAAGGCTGTCGCTGTTGGGGTTGCTCTTGTTCCTCACCCTGGCGCTGAATTATTTGCTCTTTAGTCGTTGGTGTGTCCATTGACATCACCCGTTCTGCCATCGAGTCTGTCTCTTGCTCGTATTTATCTCCGGTCGAGCCTATGGTGAGTCTGGAGGAGAGGAGTGATTTTTCTGTCTCGCATTCTGAGCAGGCACGTTGAACAGTTCCTCCATTCGGCGAGTTGGCATCATCATCACCATTATCCCCTAACTCACTCAGACGCTGGATTTCAACAGCCTCAGTCGCTACTTCCTCAACTTTCTCGAATGGCTCTAACGTTGGATTTTGTTCTGGGGATAAATCCGTGTTGGCTTGAGGCTGGATAGCAATCGGGTTTGATGGGACTGTTTCTTGCTGATACATATCCCCAGGCTGACCTAGGGTCAACTTCATCTGAATTCTTGGTGTTCTAGCTGGGGATGGGCGGGGCGTAAGTTTTAAGCCATCTAGAAAACCACTTTGATACTGCTGTGCCTCTTCCTTTTGAGTCTGTTCTTCTGGCGTTTGGTCTTGTTGAGGCGTTACTTCTTCGGTTTTGGGCAGAACACCAAAGCCACGCGGTGCGAACCGATTTGGTGCTGGTGTGTTCTGAGAATTTGATTTTCTGGAAGTTCTGTGTTGCCTGTTATACATTTTCTTAAATCTTTAAGTAGAAGCTGATTCAGGCTGGATACCAAAAGAGTGTGGTTTGATTTGACTCTCTAGACTCTTTTTGGGAAACGGGATTTCCGAAACTGTTTTTTTGCACCCTTTTGTAGTCCATATCTTGCCTAGCTTTTTACTTAAAGGTAGGAAAGATTTTTGTCATTTTGTTAATCAGTATATCCCCTATTTATTTTGTTATATTTTTCTCTGAGGAAAGTAAAAAAAGCTTGATATTAGGACTTACGCACTGTACAAAATAACAATCTTGTGTATCAACGTAAATACGTTGTTTCAGGCTTTTGTCAATCACCCTTGATTGGTTGCAATCGCAAAAATCCCATTGAATAATCTAGTTAGAAGCCTTGAAAACTATACCCGTTATTTTGGCTTGTCTGTCAATGCGTAAGTCCTAGATATTTAAATTAAGTACATTAATATATGACGCTTATAAAAAAAACCACCCAAGCGGGTGGCTGCAACTGACTTTCTCTAGTTTGTGTGAGATTTGGCGATGACATCACCTACTCTAGGTGCACTCCCCAACAGGGCAAAGGCACGTAATTTCTGAAATGCTTTCTGGATAAAAATCTTGATGAAAAAATAGCCTGATTAAAGAAACGCCCAAACCCTTGCTATTAAAGAATTCCTCTACTGTAGATGCGTTGGCCCTGGGGTTGGGGGCGAGGTGGTTTAAATTGAATAATATAACGGGAAAGATTTGGCATCTTTTGGCTTGACATAGACGCGCTGCTGTGGTTCTAACTCTAACTGATCAAAGCGATCGCGAGTTAAATGCGCTGTTACGGTTTGCCCATCATCTAATCTTAATTCTACTTGAATTTCCCAACCCAAATGAATGACTCGGCTGACTGTTGCAGGTGCTGTTGTCCCATTAGCAATTTTCTCGACAATCACATCTTGGGGACGCAAAAACACTTCTGGGTTTGGTGTATTAAAACCGCTGCTTTGGAAAATCTTGGAAGAACTGGGCAAAACATTCACCGGGCCAATGAAACTCATGACAAAAGCTGTAGCGGGATTATCATAAATATCCGCTGGTGTTCCTATCTGTTCCACCCGTCCTTTATTCATCACCACAACTTCATCTGAAACTTCCATCGCTTCTTCTTGGTCGTGGGTGACAAAAACAGTGGTAACGTGAACTTCATCATGCAAGCGGCGTAACCATGCCCGTAAATCTTTGCGGACTTTGGCATCAAGTGCCCCGAAAGGTTCATCTAGCAATAATACATCGGGTTCTACAGCCAGCGCTCTGGCTAAAGCTACCCGTTGTCTTTGACCACCAGAAAGTTGTGATGGATAGCGATCGCCTAATCCAC includes the following:
- a CDS encoding sulfate/molybdate ABC transporter ATP-binding protein — translated: MGIVVENISKKFGSFQAVDQVNLEIQSGSLVALLGPSGSGKSTLLRLIAGLEMPDSGKILLTGKDATNQSVQERKIGFVFQHYALFKHLTVRQNIAFGLEIRKTLPKKVKGRVDQLLELVQLSGLGDRYPSQLSGGQRQRVALARALAVEPDVLLLDEPFGALDAKVRKDLRAWLRRLHDEVHVTTVFVTHDQEEAMEVSDEVVVMNKGRVEQIGTPADIYDNPATAFVMSFIGPVNVLPSSSKIFQSSGFNTPNPEVFLRPQDVIVEKIANGTTAPATVSRVIHLGWEIQVELRLDDGQTVTAHLTRDRFDQLELEPQQRVYVKPKDAKSFPLYYSI